DNA sequence from the Candidatus Zixiibacteriota bacterium genome:
TTGAGATTCATGATCATCCCGGTTTCAGGATCGAGCTCGCCGGTTACGGTCACCTCCAGCGCATAATTGTGACCGTGACCATGCGGATTGGAGCAGGGACCGAAGATCCTGATGTTCTCCTCGTCCGACAGCTTCGGATTGTATAACCTGTGCCCGGCGGTGAAACGGGCCTTTTTCGTTATCTCCAGTTTCATAGTTCTCCTGCCGTCCAATTTACAACATTTCCGGGATTTTGCAAATCCGCATCTAAAACATCACAAATAAGTAGAGTATTAATATCACTGTTATAATCCATGTTGCGGCATAATTGTTCCGAGAGCCTGAATAATCTTTAACTATTGTATCGGAAAGAAAACGAGTTTTGTCAGTTAATTCAATCGGATGGTATCAGCCGAAAAGGCGCAGGTTTTCACCGCTCAACGGAGCGGACTGCTCACAAGCCAGGTACAGAACCGACCTGGCGACATCCTCGGGGCTCAACAACGGCTCCATTCCGGGAGGCGAGGCCTGGCGGAACATATCCGTATCCACACCCGAAGGCGAAACCTGGTTGACTCGGATACCGTACTCGGCCAGTTCCAGGGCCAGGATTTCAGTCAGGCCCCAGAGGCCGTACTTGGAGATATCATAGGAACCGAAACCGGGGAATTTCTGCAAACCGAAACAACCCGACAGAGAGGATATGTTGACAATAGTGGCAGATTCCGCTTTTCTAAGATAATTAATCGCTTCACGGCAGACTAAAAGCGGAGCTTTCAGGTTGAGGTTCATGACACGGTTAAAGACAGCTTCCGAGGTCTCCTCGATTTTTGCCTTCTCAAAAATACCGGCTGAATTGACCAGCGTATCGAGTGAGGCGGTGTGCTCGGAGACGAAATCGAAGAAGGATTCGATCTCCTCCGGGAGGGCTAAATCGACAGCCTTGATGTGCACCACTCCATCAGCACCACTGACCTCCCGCTGTAAATCCTCGAGATCCTCGCGACTGCGAGCGCAACAGAAGACCTCTGCCCCGTGGGCGACGAACAGTTCGACCACGGCCCGACCGATCCCCCTGCTGGCGCCGGTAACCACCGCTTTTTTGTCAAGAAGTTGTTGTTCCACAGCCGTA
Encoded proteins:
- a CDS encoding SDR family NAD(P)-dependent oxidoreductase produces the protein MAKVLAYAVCHCIITAVEQQLLDKKAVVTGASRGIGRAVVELFVAHGAEVFCCARSREDLEDLQREVSGADGVVHIKAVDLALPEEIESFFDFVSEHTASLDTLVNSAGIFEKAKIEETSEAVFNRVMNLNLKAPLLVCREAINYLRKAESATIVNISSLSGCFGLQKFPGFGSYDISKYGLWGLTEILALELAEYGIRVNQVSPSGVDTDMFRQASPPGMEPLLSPEDVARSVLYLACEQSAPLSGENLRLFG